The following proteins are co-located in the Corynebacterium kalinowskii genome:
- a CDS encoding PPA1309 family protein translates to MTQNAALNKAMLEAVDFIHAEGWDADPTLFALVGIEKLGLPEEEGPLALVVQDNIPGAIEDFLPTVAWPAEVEGVVLAQEIMFSDAGAPARPARLYSGVLRDGSELTLLQIRPTEEELAEPFAEDKIDLRGGPGVAPEVIQALRYTLEAPTEDF, encoded by the coding sequence ATGACACAGAACGCAGCGCTCAACAAGGCCATGCTCGAGGCCGTGGATTTCATCCACGCCGAGGGGTGGGACGCAGACCCAACGTTGTTCGCACTGGTGGGCATCGAAAAGCTTGGGCTCCCTGAGGAAGAGGGACCCCTCGCCCTTGTGGTGCAGGATAATATCCCCGGCGCGATCGAGGACTTCCTGCCCACCGTGGCGTGGCCCGCAGAAGTTGAGGGCGTGGTGCTGGCGCAGGAAATTATGTTCAGCGACGCAGGTGCCCCGGCGCGGCCGGCCCGGTTGTATTCTGGCGTGCTTCGCGACGGCTCCGAGCTCACACTGCTTCAGATTCGCCCCACGGAGGAAGAGCTGGCGGAACCGTTTGCCGAAGACAAGATCGATCTTCGTGGTGGCCCCGGCGTAGCGCCAGAGGTGATTCAGGCGCTACGCTACACCTTGGAAGCTCCTACGGAAGATTTTTAG
- a CDS encoding ATP-dependent DNA helicase UvrD2 codes for MIDLNELDEDQRRAATAPRGPVCILAGAGTGKTRTITYRIAHLIDQGFVSQNRVLAVTFTNRAAAEMRHRLGLMGIGAVQARTFHSAALRQLKYFWPQIAGNLPWRMLDNKFPLVARAARTVGVESNTENLRDLLGEIEWAKASLITPQQYAEAVDKAHRTPPVPAEKVAEVYTLYEAGKNTDSGMMLDFNDLLLHTAGALENSPAVAEEFREQYRSFVVDEYQDVTPLQQRVLQAWLGQRDDLTVVGDANQTIYSFTGATPNFLLDFSRTYPHATVARLQRDYRSTPEITKLANTVIGKATGRVAGTRLELIGMRPTGPEPTFTSYPDEPAEAREIAKRIKTLMEQGTPAREIAVLYRINAQSAVFEQALADEGIVYQVRGGEGFFQRNEIKQAITQLVRAAQRTDLPEEAIGPQVAVVARAALAPMGLTKEQPEGAEARERWQMLTALIELIEELGTATPDSTLQDILGQLRQRAEAKAPPTVDGVTLASLHAAKGLEWDAVFLAGLVENTLPISFAIKAGDEQVEEERRLFYVGITRAREHLHCSWALARQEGGRQSRKRSRFLDGIVIEAADVPPRSARPKRCRSCGKTLTSPQEKVVGRCDDCPSTADDALFDRLREWRLDIAKEMQVPAYIVFTDATLMAVAEARPQDEAELLEISGIGPVKVANFGQSLLQVLRFET; via the coding sequence ATGATAGACCTCAATGAATTGGACGAGGACCAACGGCGGGCAGCCACCGCGCCTCGTGGGCCAGTCTGTATCCTCGCCGGCGCGGGAACAGGTAAAACGCGCACCATTACTTATCGCATCGCGCACCTGATCGACCAAGGGTTCGTCAGCCAAAACCGGGTGCTAGCCGTGACATTCACCAATCGCGCGGCAGCGGAAATGCGTCATCGACTAGGGCTCATGGGTATCGGCGCCGTCCAAGCTCGAACGTTTCACTCCGCCGCGCTTCGGCAGCTGAAGTACTTTTGGCCACAGATTGCAGGAAATCTGCCGTGGCGCATGCTGGATAACAAGTTCCCACTGGTCGCGCGGGCAGCCAGAACTGTGGGAGTGGAGTCAAACACCGAAAACCTTAGGGACTTACTGGGAGAAATCGAGTGGGCAAAGGCGAGCCTCATCACCCCGCAGCAGTATGCCGAGGCCGTCGATAAGGCGCATCGAACCCCACCAGTTCCCGCCGAGAAGGTAGCCGAGGTGTACACGCTATACGAGGCTGGCAAGAACACCGACTCGGGCATGATGCTCGACTTCAATGATCTGCTGCTGCACACCGCGGGTGCATTGGAAAATTCGCCGGCAGTGGCTGAGGAGTTTCGGGAGCAGTATCGCAGCTTTGTCGTGGACGAATACCAGGACGTGACCCCCCTTCAGCAGCGTGTCTTGCAAGCCTGGCTGGGGCAGCGAGACGACCTCACTGTGGTGGGTGATGCGAATCAGACCATTTACTCCTTCACCGGTGCGACCCCGAACTTTCTGTTGGATTTTTCACGCACATACCCGCACGCCACGGTGGCTAGGCTGCAGCGAGACTACCGTTCGACTCCAGAGATAACGAAGCTGGCAAACACCGTGATCGGAAAGGCAACAGGTCGGGTCGCCGGCACGCGCCTTGAGCTGATCGGTATGCGCCCGACAGGTCCCGAGCCGACATTTACCTCCTATCCTGATGAGCCCGCGGAGGCACGGGAGATCGCCAAGCGCATAAAAACGCTCATGGAACAAGGCACACCCGCCAGGGAAATTGCCGTGCTCTACCGCATCAATGCCCAGTCAGCGGTCTTTGAACAGGCGCTTGCCGACGAAGGCATCGTGTACCAAGTGCGAGGCGGCGAAGGATTCTTCCAGCGCAATGAGATCAAGCAAGCAATCACCCAACTCGTGCGTGCAGCGCAGCGCACTGACCTGCCCGAAGAAGCGATAGGCCCTCAGGTCGCAGTGGTTGCCCGCGCGGCCCTCGCCCCAATGGGACTAACGAAAGAACAACCCGAAGGTGCGGAGGCCCGGGAGCGCTGGCAGATGCTCACCGCCCTCATCGAGTTGATCGAAGAGCTCGGCACCGCCACGCCAGATTCCACCCTGCAAGATATCTTGGGTCAACTGCGACAACGCGCTGAGGCCAAGGCTCCGCCGACTGTGGACGGTGTCACGCTGGCTTCTTTGCATGCTGCCAAGGGCCTCGAGTGGGATGCCGTGTTCCTGGCCGGTCTGGTGGAAAACACCTTGCCGATCTCCTTCGCCATCAAAGCAGGAGATGAGCAAGTGGAGGAAGAACGGCGCTTGTTCTACGTGGGAATCACCCGCGCTAGGGAGCATCTGCACTGCTCGTGGGCACTGGCCAGACAGGAAGGCGGCCGGCAGTCGCGCAAACGCAGCCGCTTCCTAGACGGCATCGTCATAGAAGCGGCTGACGTGCCACCGCGCAGCGCGCGCCCAAAACGCTGCCGATCCTGTGGCAAGACGCTGACCTCGCCGCAGGAGAAGGTGGTGGGGCGATGCGACGACTGCCCATCCACAGCCGACGACGCGCTTTTCGACAGGCTTCGGGAATGGCGATTGGACATCGCGAAGGAAATGCAGGTTCCGGCCTACATCGTCTTCACCGACGCCACCTTGATGGCAGTGGCGGAAGCTCGACCTCAAGACGAGGCGGAGCTGCTGGAGATCTCAGGCATCGGACCAGTCAAGGTAGCTAATTTCGGGCAGTCCCTCCTCCAAGTACTGCGCTTCGAAACATAA
- a CDS encoding M48 metallopeptidase family protein, with amino-acid sequence MAREVEVIRSGRRKRTISAKLVGEKIQVRVPEGMPARDEEREVAQLVQRLEAKLAKNASSLSDADLERRARQLNNEVLEGRADFTRIRWVTNQNSRWASCTAVTGEIRVSHRLQDVPSYVLDAVIVHELVHTFIRSGHSAEFWEWADRAPLAERAKGYLEAYARQF; translated from the coding sequence ATGGCGCGAGAGGTAGAGGTAATTCGTTCAGGTAGGCGAAAGCGCACGATCAGCGCCAAATTGGTGGGGGAGAAGATTCAGGTACGCGTGCCGGAGGGCATGCCTGCGCGGGACGAGGAACGCGAGGTCGCGCAGCTTGTGCAGCGTCTTGAGGCGAAGCTCGCGAAGAATGCCAGTTCACTCTCCGATGCTGATTTGGAACGTCGTGCCCGCCAGTTGAACAACGAAGTCCTGGAAGGGCGCGCCGACTTCACCCGAATCCGCTGGGTGACCAACCAAAACTCCCGGTGGGCGTCGTGTACAGCCGTGACCGGGGAGATCCGCGTCTCGCACCGCTTGCAGGACGTGCCGAGCTACGTGCTGGATGCGGTGATCGTCCACGAGCTCGTCCATACCTTTATTCGCTCCGGCCACTCCGCAGAGTTCTGGGAGTGGGCCGATCGCGCTCCACTGGCTGAACGAGCGAAAGGCTACCTAGAGGCCTACGCCCGCCAGTTTTAG
- a CDS encoding YlbL family protein — protein sequence MNRRSRTVIWGAIPVVAFSYLISAPTVPFTDIPLTVPYAAEGPGPTYNTLADYEGKNIVDISGTEVDRTDGNLNMTTVSVRTQMTLAQAMSRWLLSDDTLVPIESIFPPDMSEEEITEQNQLAFTDSESSATLAAYSYLGRPTVVEVVEIMPEAPAKDLVTVGDQIVSIDDASVHSPTQLREMIAGKNPGDKVKIGFSGGGQHEVTLGENPHTGKGFLGITMTSVPADNTKIEYNLEDIGGPSAGLMFSLAVVDKLSPGSLTGGKFIAGTGTIDEAGAVGPIGGITHKVRAAKDAGAQVFLTPAANCAEAASAKVEGITLLKVGTLDEAVRQLDAYNTGGAPTTCGN from the coding sequence GTGAATCGTCGATCAAGGACCGTTATCTGGGGCGCTATCCCAGTAGTGGCGTTTAGCTACCTCATTTCTGCTCCCACCGTGCCGTTCACGGACATTCCGCTCACCGTGCCTTATGCGGCGGAGGGACCTGGGCCTACCTACAACACCCTGGCGGACTATGAAGGCAAAAACATTGTTGACATCTCCGGCACCGAGGTCGACCGCACCGATGGCAACCTGAACATGACCACGGTGTCTGTGCGCACCCAAATGACCCTCGCCCAAGCGATGAGCCGTTGGCTACTCAGCGACGACACCCTGGTGCCTATTGAATCGATTTTCCCGCCCGATATGTCGGAGGAAGAGATCACCGAGCAAAACCAACTGGCGTTCACTGACTCGGAATCTTCCGCGACGTTGGCTGCCTACAGCTACCTCGGTCGTCCGACCGTGGTGGAGGTCGTGGAAATCATGCCTGAAGCGCCAGCAAAGGACCTAGTCACGGTAGGCGATCAGATCGTGAGCATCGATGACGCTAGTGTTCATTCTCCGACTCAGCTGCGCGAGATGATCGCGGGAAAGAACCCGGGGGACAAGGTCAAGATCGGTTTCTCCGGCGGTGGGCAACACGAGGTGACATTAGGGGAGAACCCGCATACTGGCAAAGGATTCCTTGGCATCACGATGACATCAGTGCCTGCCGATAACACCAAGATCGAGTACAACCTCGAAGACATTGGTGGACCTAGCGCTGGATTGATGTTTTCCCTAGCAGTGGTGGATAAACTGAGCCCGGGCTCGCTAACTGGTGGAAAGTTCATTGCCGGGACGGGCACGATCGATGAAGCCGGAGCTGTTGGACCGATCGGTGGCATCACCCACAAGGTACGTGCGGCCAAGGATGCGGGCGCTCAGGTGTTCCTCACTCCAGCGGCTAACTGCGCGGAGGCGGCGTCAGCAAAGGTGGAGGGAATCACGCTCCTGAAGGTGGGGACCTTGGACGAAGCAGTCCGCCAGCTGGATGCCTACAACACCGGTGGCGCTCCAACTACCTGCGGAAATTAG
- a CDS encoding zinc-dependent metalloprotease produces MSDNNNFFFGGNFGGPGGNFGDFFNQLGKMFGGGFEAGGSSEPVNYELAERIAKQQIGKVTPVGPQETSAVTDTVRLADMWLDDATVLPSSEGTVSAWNAEQWLEATLPTWKRFVTPVAQRMNEAQLEQLPEEAREMVGPMMQIMNSMSGMNFGMQLGHSLGDLASQALTGSDFGLPVVPSGTIAIMPQHVKAIAKDLEVTELDILMYVCAREAARQRLFKHVPWLVERLVSSVEEYAAGLVIDTSHIEEATRELGLESGDPEKIQEAMQRLQNLDLSPKITSRNAGATSRLETMLALVEGWVELVVTQAMGERVPSTSALNEAWRRRRATGGSAEKAFSRVVGIEFSAPKVAEAMELWRRVEIAVGMQRRDAIWDHPDFLPVAEDLDNSAAFIDALLDQGGNDEFDPIAEINALEEMLKNEAEKKDDEGKED; encoded by the coding sequence ATGAGCGACAACAATAATTTCTTTTTCGGCGGTAACTTTGGCGGCCCCGGGGGCAACTTCGGCGACTTTTTTAATCAGCTCGGCAAAATGTTCGGCGGCGGTTTCGAAGCCGGTGGCTCCAGCGAGCCCGTTAACTACGAATTAGCTGAGCGCATTGCCAAGCAACAAATCGGCAAGGTCACGCCGGTGGGGCCACAAGAGACCTCGGCGGTCACCGACACGGTGCGCCTGGCCGACATGTGGCTTGACGACGCCACCGTCCTTCCATCTTCCGAAGGCACCGTATCCGCCTGGAATGCCGAACAATGGCTCGAGGCGACGCTACCTACGTGGAAGCGATTTGTTACCCCAGTAGCTCAGCGCATGAATGAGGCGCAGCTCGAGCAGCTCCCCGAAGAAGCCCGAGAGATGGTCGGCCCAATGATGCAGATCATGAATTCCATGTCAGGGATGAACTTCGGCATGCAACTGGGACACTCCCTGGGCGATCTCGCTAGCCAGGCCCTGACCGGCTCTGATTTCGGCCTGCCAGTGGTACCTAGTGGCACCATCGCGATCATGCCGCAGCATGTCAAGGCGATAGCCAAGGATCTTGAGGTCACCGAACTGGACATCCTCATGTACGTGTGTGCGCGTGAAGCCGCCCGTCAGCGACTGTTTAAGCACGTGCCATGGCTAGTGGAGCGCCTGGTGTCCTCCGTCGAGGAATACGCCGCTGGGCTAGTTATCGACACCTCCCACATCGAGGAAGCCACACGCGAACTCGGCCTCGAATCCGGGGATCCAGAAAAGATTCAAGAGGCAATGCAACGCCTCCAAAACCTGGATCTCTCCCCGAAGATCACTTCCCGTAATGCTGGGGCTACCAGCAGGCTGGAGACCATGCTCGCGCTGGTGGAAGGCTGGGTCGAGTTGGTGGTTACCCAGGCGATGGGCGAACGAGTGCCGTCGACAAGCGCCTTGAATGAAGCCTGGCGTCGCCGTCGCGCGACCGGCGGATCTGCGGAAAAGGCCTTCTCCCGTGTGGTGGGCATTGAGTTCTCCGCTCCGAAGGTCGCTGAAGCAATGGAGCTGTGGCGCCGCGTGGAAATTGCGGTGGGTATGCAGCGTCGCGATGCGATCTGGGATCACCCGGACTTCTTGCCTGTTGCCGAAGACCTCGACAACTCCGCCGCCTTCATCGACGCACTGCTGGACCAGGGTGGCAACGATGAATTCGACCCCATCGCAGAAATCAACGCTCTCGAAGAAATGCTGAAGAACGAGGCCGAGAAGAAGGACGACGAGGGCAAGGAAGACTAA
- a CDS encoding NAD(+) diphosphatase: MTLLLVTADYRILVDASGTPVWLPLEAVEEERYLEALMYVPLKDAPDDFDPHVPTEPSFPYVAVRATIDEQHYWAAQAGVRWETIRSHLNAPHLAEPVAKLRFREEFRYHPTTGKPLRHGGGSAHSNGARPLFPRIDPAVIGLVELAGQDKILLGKNRLRPDYFSLIAGYVGPGETLEDAWAREVLEETGRRIEEIQYWGSQPWPSSGSLMIAFRAVTSDEEASQATDGELAEILWATREDLASLPLAAPGSIARKLIDQWWKER, from the coding sequence ATGACCCTGCTGCTTGTCACTGCGGATTACCGCATCCTCGTCGATGCCTCCGGCACGCCCGTTTGGCTGCCGCTAGAGGCCGTCGAGGAAGAGCGCTATCTAGAAGCACTGATGTACGTCCCACTAAAAGACGCACCAGATGACTTCGACCCACACGTTCCAACCGAGCCAAGTTTCCCGTATGTTGCCGTGCGAGCCACGATAGACGAACAGCACTATTGGGCAGCTCAAGCAGGCGTGCGCTGGGAAACTATCCGTAGCCATCTCAACGCGCCACACTTGGCAGAACCGGTGGCCAAGCTCCGGTTTAGGGAAGAATTTCGTTATCACCCCACAACAGGCAAGCCCTTGCGCCACGGCGGTGGCAGCGCCCACAGCAATGGAGCTCGACCGCTCTTCCCCCGCATTGATCCTGCAGTCATCGGACTCGTCGAGCTAGCAGGCCAAGACAAAATCCTGCTCGGAAAGAATCGGCTTCGACCCGACTACTTCTCCCTCATCGCAGGCTATGTCGGCCCAGGGGAGACACTGGAGGATGCGTGGGCGCGAGAAGTGCTGGAAGAAACCGGGCGCCGAATCGAAGAAATCCAGTACTGGGGATCGCAGCCGTGGCCGTCGTCAGGCTCGCTCATGATCGCATTCCGCGCCGTGACATCTGATGAAGAGGCATCACAGGCGACTGACGGTGAGCTTGCAGAAATCCTGTGGGCGACTAGAGAAGACCTGGCCAGCTTGCCGTTGGCAGCGCCGGGCAGCATCGCTAGAAAGCTGATTGATCAGTGGTGGAAGGAGCGCTAG